ATTGTTGCCGACAACGTCGACACTCTAATCATCGACGACCGTGGCGACACTGCAGCGGACAATGTGCTGGTAACGGCCGTCGATGCTGCAAGTGCCGATCTCTACAAAGTGGAAGGAATCAACGGGCTGACCGGGGACGACGTCGTCTTCCGCAACATCGACAATCTCGATTACACCGCCACCAGTGGCAACAACGAGATCGATGGTCAATTCGTTCCCACATCGCCCGCCCACGACTTAAGCGTCGTTTCATTGAGCGGCTGGCTCGGTGCCGATCAGTTCTATCTGTACACTTCGGATCAAGTTGGTGGCTCAGCTCCTCCGCCGTATGTTGGCGGCGACGCCAGTGGAGTCGACATTGTCTCGCTCTATGGCTATCGACCAGGTCCCGTTGTGCCCGGTGATGGCAACGACATTTTCGGCAAGACACCTGACAACATCACAGACACGGGGGCTATGGACGTCGGCGAGATCGTCTCCGACGCCGTTCGCCTGATTCGTCCGAGTGCTTCGACGGCAATTCAAATCAACGGCGGCAGCCCTACGGGTCTCGCTGCTCCGCTGGGCGATGTAGTCGGCGACGTGCTCAACCTCGATATCAGCGATCTGCCCAACACTTCGCGCGTGATCGTGTCGACCTTCCGTCCGGGCACCGTGGTCGCCAACGATATTGAACCGCTGACCTGGGCCGAGATCGAAGACATCAATCTCGTCGATCAACGCAAGCTGACCAACGTACAAATGGGTGACTTGTTTGTTCGGACCACAGCTGCCAACGACCTGGTTCAGCTCAGCCGCAATGCGACGGCGGCCAACCCCAGTCAAGTTCGGCTGCGTCTGAACAGCACGATTGCCAACTACAGTGCTTCGAACAAGACGATCGTCTATACCGGTGAGGGCGCAGACGTCATCACGCAGAGCACCCTGACCATTCCAGCCGAGTTCTACGGTGAAGCGGGTAACGACTCGCTCTCCGGGGCCAGCAATAACGATTGGTTGGTGGGTGGCCTGGGGAACGATCAGATCCAAGGTGGTGCGGGGTTCAACGTGATTTGGGGTGACAACGCCCCGACCAATCCTGGCGATTCTATTCCGCAAATGGCGGAAGAAGGGGGCAATGACACGATTGGCGGCGGCGACAATGCAGACGTGATCTACGCCGGCGGCGGCAACGATATTGTGAGTGCTGGCGGTGGCGACGACTATGTCAATGGCGGCCAGGGCAACGACGGCATCGACGGCGGTGCCGGCGACGATCGGCTGTACGGCGGACTCGGCAACGACACGCTCCAAGGCAATATCGGCAACGACTTGCTGTCGGGTGGCGATGGTGATGACTGGCTGCTCGGCAACTCCGGCAACGATGTGCTAATCGGTGGCACCGGTGCCGACACGCTCGATGGTGGCGATGGCAACGACTTGCTGATCACCGGCGGGTTGGCTGGCGGTGCCGAGAATAGCACCTGGACTTCAGAACCCAACACAACCACGTTCGCCGCCAACACCTTCAGCAGCGTAACGGACAACGACGATGCCTTGCTGGAATTGCTGCAAGCCTGGCGGAGCAATACCACACCGTCCACTCTGCCGCCACTCCTCACCCCGCTGAACATCCAGCACGACGGTGTCGATGACGATGCTTACGGCGGCTTCGGCCACGACCTCTTCAACTGGGAACTAGCCGACATGCAAGATGAACTTCCCACCGCTGCCGGACCCAACGACTACAACAACGCCTACACAGGTCCCGACTCTAACCTCCCGTAAGACGATTGTTGCCGTTGAGCGAATACCTCACTCGTTGCAGAACCAGCTGCCGAGTGAGTTGTTTGGGGAGTTCATCGCGCTGGGCCGTTGGGAATTCACGTCATATTTTGACGATGGTGCGGCCCACAATCTCGCCGCGCAAAATCTGTTGAATTTTCTCTTCCAACTCGCTTAAGGAGACTTCGGTCGCCAGCAGATTCAAATCGCTCATGCGCCAGGGGCCAGCTAACTGTTCCCAGATTCGCAAGCGACGATCGTAAGGAAGTGCAGCTGAGGCGATGCCCGCGAGAATCACGCCACGCAATAAGAACGGATGCACCGATAGCGACAATTCGGTACCACCGACCAGCCCGCACGCAGCCACCACGCCATAGTCGCGCAGTTGCCGCACAATGGTCGTCAAGGTTTGTCCTCCCACGGTATCGACCGCGGCTGCCCAGCGCGCCGAGAGGAGCGGTTTAGTTGTTGCATTTAGTACTTCGTCACGTCCGATGACTTGCTTCGCCCCCCAACTTTGCAGTGTACTGGCCAGCTGCGATTTGCCTGTGACGGCAACCACTTGATAACCAAGTTGCGCGAGCAACTTTACTGCCAGCGAACCGACCCCGCCGGTTGCGCCAGTCACGACCACTTCGCCTGCGTCGGGAGCAATTCCGTTTGTTATCAAGGCCTGCACGCACTGCGCGGCAGTAAAGCCAGCCGTGCCGAGAATCATGGTTTCCTTCAGCGAAAGTCCGGCGGGAAGTGGAACGATCCAATCGGCCGGAATGCGAACAAATTGCGACCAACCGCCCCAATGTCCTGCTCCCAGATCGTTGCCCGTGATGACCACACTTTGCCCGGGCAGAAATCTCGGGTTGGTGCTCGCTTCGACGATGCCCGCTGCATCAATGCCCGGCACATGAGGCAACGTGCGTACGACTCCCGGATGACCTCCGGCGGCCAGCGCGTCCTTGTAGTTGAGCGATGAGTACTCCACTCTGACCAGCACTTCATCGGCCCCCAGCGCATCAAACGGCAGTGAGCAGACTCCGCGCGTCACCTTGCCGGCCGCATCTTTTTCCACATAAAAGCAAGTGAAGTTGTCGATCATCAGAAACTCCAGGGAGAGGGATGTTGTCCGGCGCAAGTGTCCCCTACGCGGGAGAGGGAGGCGCAAAGCGCCCGAACGCAAGTCAGCACCTTGACGTAGGTTGTTCCCGCAGCATGAGTTACGGCTACTGGCTGGTACCAGCCCAGGTTGACAGCACAATCGCAAGACACCTAGAATCTGGAATTCTTCGGCGAGTTTGAAAGACTGATGGAACCAACGGTCGAAGTCAGCATTTCTTCAGCAGTTGGTGTTTACCGCAGTGAAAGGAATTATCTCCTTGGCGGTATAACTCAGTAACTCGATCGGTCGAAGATCTAACCTGTCCATCTAGCCGTCAAAGTCAACGTAACCTCGCAAGATTATACCCGTCGCTGCTGCCCGGTTTGGGCGGCTCAAAGGAGCACACCATGGGCGCCAATGTAGTCGAAATCAACGATACCAATTTCCAAGCCGAAGTGATCTCGAGCGATCAACCTGTGCTCGTCGACTTCTGGGCTCCCTGGTGCGGACCATGCCGTAAAATCGCGCCCATGATTGACGAATTGGCTTCGGAAAACGTCGGTAAGGCCAAAGTCGGTAAAGTGAATGTCGACGACAGCCAGTCGTCGGCCATGCAGTACGGAATCGAAGCGATTCCCACACTGATCATTTTCCACAAGGGCCAACCGGTGCAACGCTTTCAAGGCATTCCCAATAAGGCCCGTGTGCAAGAAGCGCTCGACGCCGCCAAGGCGTAAGTAGCGAACCTGTACGCGACTAAGTCAAAGCAAACCGGCCCGTGAATCTCGAATTCGCGGGCTGGTGTCGTTTCTTGGCTAAGCAGAGTTGGGATTGGTAGTGTGATGCTGTCAGCATGCCTAGTAAGATGACCATGGTCGTCCTCTCATCGACTTTGCACCCACAGGCAGCCGCATGACCACCGCCGATTTGCAAGCCGTTCATCAACTGCACGAAGCCTACGGCCAGATCACGCGCGAGCTGAGCAAGGTGGTTGTCGGGCAGCAATCGGTGATTGAGCAACTGCTCGTGGCGATGTTTTCGCGCGGCCATTGCTTGCTCGTAGGTGTGCCCGGCCTGGCGAAAACGCTCATGATTCGGAGCGTGGCCGATGCCTTAGCGTTGCAATTCAGCCGCGTGCAGTTCACGCCCGACCTGATGCCATCGGATATCACCGGCACCGAAGTGATTCAAGAAGATAAGAGCACCGGGCAGCGAGTGTTTCGCTTTCTACCTGGTCCGATCTTCGCCAACATCGTCCTCGCCGATGAAATCAATCGCACGCCCCCCAAGACCCAGGCAGCTCTGCTCGAAGCGATGCAAGAGAATCAAGTGACTGTCGGTGGCCAGCGGCATTTGCTTCCCGAACCGTTCTTTGTGCTCGCCACGCAAAACCCGATTGAGCAAGAAGGAACTTACCCGCTACCTGAAGCTCAACTCGACCGGTTCATGTTCCACGTTTGGGTCGATTATCCGAGCATGGAGGAAGAGCTGGAAATCGTCAAACGCACGACGGCGGAGCAGGATTTCAAGATCGTCCCCACCCTCTCAGCCGAACACATTCAGCAGCTCGTTCGCATCGTGCGGAAAGTTCCCGTGGCCGATCACGTCGCCCGGTATGCATTGCAATTGGTGCGAATGACGCGGCGCAACGAACCCGATGCTCCGGCCTTTGTAAAGGACTATGTCCTGTGGGGTGCTGGTCCGCGGGCGAGTCAATATCTGGTGCTCGGTGCGAAAGCCCGCGCGGTATTGAAGGGGCGGTTGTTTGTCACGCACGAAGATATTCAGGCCATCGCCCCGCCGGTTTTGCGGCATCGCTTGAAGACCAATTTCAATGCCGATGCAGAAGGCATTACGCCCGACGAAATCGTTCGCCGTTTGATTGCCCACGTCACTCCCCCTGCCGATGAGGATCCCGCTGGTGGAAAGCTCGCCGACATCGTTCGATCCCAGGCAGCTGGCTAAGCTGCGCGGACTGCGATTGCGAGCTCGGCACGTTGTCGAGGGGTACATCGCGGGTCAGCATCGCAGCCCACTGCATGGCTACTCGATCGAGTTCGCGGAACATCGCGAATACTCGCCGGGAGACGATCTGCGCCATCTCGATTGGAAAGTCTTCGGCCGCACCGACAAGTTCTACCTGAAGCAGTACGAAGACGAGACCAACCTGCTCTGCCATCTGATTGTCGATGTCAGCGAGAGTATGACGTATCAAAGCACCAATGCCGCGATGTCTAAAGCCGAGTACGCGCAATTGCTCGCAGCTTCGATCGCCTGGCTGGTGCTACAACAGCAAGATTCGGTGGGGCTGGCAACCTTCGATTCGCAAGTGCGTGCCTTGATTCGTCCCTCCGGTGCTGCACCTCAGTTGCAACAGATCTTGCAGGTACTTGAGCAGGCCAAGCCAGGGGCCAAGACTTCGGCCGGACAAATTCTGCACGAACTGGCCGAGCGGCTGAATAAGCGCGGCGTGGTCATTGTGATTAGCGATTTGCTGGACGATCCGGCAAATGTACTGGCGGGACTAAGACACTGCCGGCATCGTCGGCATGACGTCGTCGTGTTTCATGTGCTCGATCCGGCGGAACTCGACTTTCCCTTTCGCGGTCCCACCAAATTCAACGGGCTGGAAGCGATGCCCGAAGTTTTCGCCGAACCCGAAATGTTGCGGCAAGCCTACCTGCGCGAGTTCAACGCCTATCGCGAGCAGCTCGAAGAGGGCTGCCAGAATCAGCAGATCGATTATGTGCTTGCGAGTACAGAGACGCCGTTCGATCAATTGCTTGCCCGGTTCTTGGTCGCGCGGAGGACGAAGGTGCATTAATTCATTTAAGCCCGACGCGTTAGCGAGGGAGATTTTCCAACAACGATCGAGATTTAGTTCATGCGGCGAAAACTATCTACCGTTGAGGTCGTTTTGAAAAGTGATGAGGGAATCCATCTGTATCCAGGCATCGAATTGGATTCTGCAGAGAATATTTTTGTTGGCGATGACGTCGTATTGCTCCGCCCCGATCGCTCAGAACTGCGCCGAAAGATTGATGCGATCACTCCGATATACCTTGCCGGACAGATTCCAAAGGGGATGCCGATCGGTATACGAAATCTATTGGAAGCCGATGTTCCGATTGGTACAGAAGTCTTCGTTGAAGTGAAACAACGAATAAATCAGACGGAATCAAAACTCTCGTCCAACTAATGTTCTCACCGCACTTACTCGCGATTTGGCAACTCGGCAGCGGCGTCATGCTCTGGTGGGCTGCTGCTGCTGCGCTGCCGCTGTTGATCCATTTGTGGACGCGGCGGCAGTTTCGCGAGACGAAGTGGGCGGCAATGACATTCCTGCTGGCCGCGATGCAGAAGCACTCGCGGCGCATTCGGCTGGAGCAATGGTTGCTGCTGGCGCTGCGCGTGGCAATTCCCCTGGTGTTTGCGTTGGCGCTAGCGAATCCCCAGCAAGTCGGTTCGGCTATTTGGAACACACTAACGGGACAAGGTCGCACCGATCGCGGTCATTGCCTATTGGTGATCGATGGTTCGTTCTCGATGGACTTTCGCGCTGCGGGGGTTTCACGTTTTGACGAGGCGCGTCGCCTGGCCAGCGAGATGATCGACCAGAATCCGCAAGGAACCGGTTATTCGCTGCTGCTGATGGGTCAGCCGACACAAACGATCATTGGCGACCCGGCCTTCGAAGATAACGACGTGAAGCAAGAACTCGCTGGCCTTTCGCTGACTCACGGCGGAGCCAGTTTACTCAGCACGCTGACAGCCATCGAACAAGCGCTTGCCGAGGCGGAGAAGAAATACGGCGTGCTGCCGCAGCGAAGGGTTGTTTTCTTCACCGACCTGGGAAAAACAACCTGGGGCGAAGTGAGCTCGCCCGAATGTTTGCAGCGCTTCGCCGCCCTGCAGCAAAAGGGGATTAGTTGCTCGCTCGTCGATGTCGGGCAAGCAGGGGCAGACAATAGCGCTATCACCGAACTGGTTTCCGAATCTCCTTGGATCACGATTCAAGACCCAACGACCTTCCGCGTCGATCTTAGCAATGAACGCGCGGCCGGGGCGAGTTCCTCCGCACCGCAGCGCATGATAGTCGCGCTATATGTCGATGGTCAGCGCGTTGCCGAGCAGCGGGTCGATTTGCCGGCCGGTGGCCGCGCGAGTGTACCGTTTGTGCAACGAGTCGAAACGGCCGGCGAGCATGTGATCGAAGCGGTGCTCCTTGACGATCAACTCCCCGTCGACAATCACCGCTGGCGTTGGATCAATGTTCGCCGCGCGCTTTCCGTGCTCTGCATTGAAGGTCGCCACGGCGAGGCCGATCATCTGCTCCTGGCTTTGCGTCCACAACAAAACGAAGCTGCGCGGATTGAGGTTCGCCGCGCAACCGAGAGCGAACTGATCGAAGGGGACCTGAGCAAGTACGACATCGTAGCGCTCTGCAATGTCGGTCGCTTCAGCCAGAACGAAGGGCAGGCGCTTCGGCAATATGTCGAGCGGGGCGGTAATCTGCTGGTACTGCTGGGAGATCAAGTTCAGCCTGCCAGTTACAACGAGATTCTCGCCGCGGCCAAACCGCTGTTGCCCGCAAAGATTGGTGAACTACAGCGAGGAAACGATCTGCGCATCGATCCGTTGCAATATCGCCATCCGCTGGTCGCAGCATTTCGCGGCCATCAACGGAGCGGGCTGCTGACGACCCCCGTCTGGACCTTTCATCAACTGCAACCGTTGCCCGGGGCGAATGCAGCGCTCGCGCTGTCTACCGGCGATCCGGTTCTGCTCGAACGTTCGTTCGGTCGCGGGCGATGTTTACTACTCGGAATCGCTTCTTCGCCGCTATCGCTCGATCGCACCGTCGACCCGCCGCGACCTTGGTCCACACTCTCCACGTGGCCCAGCTTTCCGCCTCTCATTCAAGAAGCGGCTGCGTTTGTCGCGGCCAGCAAAGACCGAGATCGCACGGCGGAAGTTGGTCAACCGATCGAAGGCGAGTTTGCGGGCACGTTGCCGCGCCCGATTGTCATTTTGAGAAAGCCGAACTATGGCGCGACAGCGGGGAGCGAAGATCGCCTGGCCGTAACCGACGAACAAGGTCGCACGAGGTGGGTTGTGCCCGGACAGACGCGCAGCGGCAAGTACGAAATTCATTCGCCAGCAGAAGGAGAGCCGCTGCTCGCCAGCTTTGTCGTCAATCCTGATACGCGCGAAAGCAATCTTGAGCGAGTCGCGCTCGAGCAATTACCCGAGACGTTGCGGGCCACTGCTGCCACCGAATCAACGGCCACTGCCGGACAGTTCGGGCCGCCGAAGACCTGGTTTCGGGAACTGCTACTCGGTGTGTTTGGACTGCTGCTGACAGAATCGATCGTCGCCTGGCATCTGGGCCGAGGTGTGCGATGAACGACCAACTGGGGACATTCCTGCAGCGGTGGCTTGGCGATGGTGCTGTCGACAGTGCCCATGTGCTAGAGCATTCGCTCGATTCCACCTGGCCATGGCCGGTCTGGCTCTTCTGGCTGCTACTGTTGGCTGGCGTAACCCTTGTCATTGGCGTTTACATTCGCGAACGGGAGTCGGCCGGACGACTCGGCAAGACGTTGCTTGCCACTTGCCGAGTCTCACTACTGTTGCTGCTCGGCTGGATGTTGCTCGGTTGGACCTGGCAACAACATCGCACCGACCTGCCCGACCTCGTGCTGCTGCTCGATGATTCGGCCAGTATGGGGCTCGCCGATGAACTCGATGATGCCCCGCTGCGAGCAAGTCTCGTTGCCCGCCTAAAGCGTTTGAAGCTGGAAGAACTGACGCGGCTCAATATCGCGAAGACCTTGCTGCTGGAGAACAACGAGAAATTGCTGAGCGAACTGGCTGCCCGCTATCGGCTGAAGGTCGTGCGCGTGTCTGCACCGGGGCGCACGCCAGGAGGAACGGAAACGCCCGCGAAAATGATTACTTCGCTGTCGGCAACGCAGCCCGCCAGTCGTTTGGGAGATAGTCTGCGGGAAGTGATCGAGTTGCAGCGTGGCCGGCCCACGGCAGCCGTGGTGATGTTCACCGACGGGATAACGACCGAAGGAAGTTCGCTGCAGGACGCGGCACAGTATGCGCGGCGAAAGTCGATTCCGCTCTACTTTGTCGGCCTCGGCAACGAAAGACCGGCCATCGACCTGCAACTGGCCGATTTACTCGCCGATGAAGCGGTGTTTCTGGGTGACGCCATTAATTTCGAGTTCAGGCTCGCCTCGCGCGGCTATCAAGGGCCGGTGAAGGTCCGCTTGCTGCGCGAAGGAAGAGCGGAACCGCTGGCAGAACAGACGTTGCAAGTGACCGGCGATGATGGTTCGCAACTAGTTCGCCTCAGCACGCGACCACAGGAGGAAGGTGATTTCGATTTTATTGTGCAGGTAGAACCGCAATCGCGCGAGATCAACACCACGAACAACCGACTGACGCGCCGTGTCGCCGTTCGCGAGGAAAAACTGCGCGTGCTCCTGGCTCAGTCTTATCCCAACTATGAGTATCGGTTTTTGAAACACGCGCTTGAGCGCGAATTGAATCGTCCCGGTCAGGAAGGTGACGAACGTGGGTTTCGCTCGGTCTTGCAAGAGGCAGACCCCGAGTATGCCGAGAGCGATAAGTCGGCGACGGCAGTCTTTCCGGTCAGTCGCGAGGAACTATTCAAATACGATGTGCTGATACTCGGCGACGTGAATCCGGCGCTCCTCACCCAGTCGGTCCTCGAAAACATCTACGAGTTTGTGAATGTCCGGGGTGGCGGACTGGTGCTGATGGCGGGGCCCAAGTACATGCCGTTGGCCTATCGAGATTCTCCTCTGGCCGCGCTGTTGCCAGCCAATGTCGATTCGTTCACCGTGCCCGATCCCGACCAGGTGATCAAGACCAGCTTTCATCCGCGGTTGACCCCGCTAGGCATCAACAGCCCGGCGCTACAACTCACCGATAATGCGGCGGACAACTTGAAGTTGTGGAACGAGACCCTCGCTCCGCTGCGCTGGCTGGTGAGCACTTCGGACTTGCGTCCCGGAGTGCGCGTGCTGGCCGAACATCCCGAATTGCGTGGGCTCGACAATCAGCCGTTGCCGCTGATTACGTTGCAATTTCACGGGGCGGGGAAGGTGGTGTTTCATGCCACCGACGAAACATATCGTTGGCGGTATCGTGCGGGGGATGTTTACTTTGCCCGCTACTGGATTCAAACCATCCGCTATCTCAGTCGATCGAAGCTGCTCGGCGAAGCAGACGGTGTCGAACTGACCACCGACCGCGACGAATACGAGCAGGGTGAACAGATTCGTCTGCGGGCGAGGTTTCTCGACGATCGTAACTCTCCCGCAGAAGAAGATGGCGTGCTGTGCATCGTCCAGCACGATGCCGGCCAGCGGCGGAGTGTGCGATTGCGGCGCGACGCGCTCAATCGCGGCGTGTTTGAGGCAGTGATCGACGGTTTGCCCCAAGGGCGCTATCGAGCTTGGATCGCCTCGCCCGTGTTTCCCGGCAGGCCACCGAGCCGAGAGTTTCGCGTGCATGCTCCGCCGGGTGAGCTAGCCGAAGTGCAGATGAAAGCGGCCGAATTGCAGGCCGCTGCCAAGATAAGTGAAGGGAAGTTCTATCGCGTAAAGGACGCGGGGAGCTTGATCGCCTCGCTGCCTCCAGGGCGGCATGTGCGAGTGGAATCGTTGCCCCCCGAGCCACTCTGGAACCTGCCGCTGTTGCCGATCTTGTTCGTCGGCCTGCTCGCCACCGAATGGCTGCTGCGGAAAAAGTTCGGGCTGATCTAAGGAGCTTGCGCTGTACCGGCGGGAATCCGCGGCGGGATTAGCAGCGTCACGCCGAGGGGCAGAATCTGCGGGCTGGCGAGGCGGTCGATATTGGCGACATGAATCTCGCCAGCGCGCGAGGCATCGCCCAAATATCGTTCGGCCAGTCCAGTGAGTGTGTCCCCTTCCACAATGCGGTGACGCCGCCAGAGCGGACTAGGTTTTTCGCGTTCAATGGCTGTTAGTTCGTCGGCGGACGGGAGAAGGGGTTCATGTACGGGGAGGTCGCTCGCCGCGGGGGCATGATTGGTGGGGCGCACCGGAACCAGGAGCGATTCGTACGCCATTGGCAAAAACGGTGGCGCGGGGAGCGATTCCAACGGCGGTTCGTTGGCGGGAATTGCGTTGTAAGAGGCTGGGCGCGTGAGTGTTCCTGGAGGTGCGGATGACGAAATGACGGGCTGCAAATCGGGCGCAGGAGAACTGCCCGAGTTGGGATTCACTTGCAGTGTTAAGTCTTGCGGCAGCGACCAGGTCGAGTCGCCCCCTTCGTGTTCGAGCGCCAG
Above is a window of Anatilimnocola aggregata DNA encoding:
- a CDS encoding YhdH/YhfP family quinone oxidoreductase, whose product is MIDNFTCFYVEKDAAGKVTRGVCSLPFDALGADEVLVRVEYSSLNYKDALAAGGHPGVVRTLPHVPGIDAAGIVEASTNPRFLPGQSVVITGNDLGAGHWGGWSQFVRIPADWIVPLPAGLSLKETMILGTAGFTAAQCVQALITNGIAPDAGEVVVTGATGGVGSLAVKLLAQLGYQVVAVTGKSQLASTLQSWGAKQVIGRDEVLNATTKPLLSARWAAAVDTVGGQTLTTIVRQLRDYGVVAACGLVGGTELSLSVHPFLLRGVILAGIASAALPYDRRLRIWEQLAGPWRMSDLNLLATEVSLSELEEKIQQILRGEIVGRTIVKI
- the trxA gene encoding thioredoxin yields the protein MGANVVEINDTNFQAEVISSDQPVLVDFWAPWCGPCRKIAPMIDELASENVGKAKVGKVNVDDSQSSAMQYGIEAIPTLIIFHKGQPVQRFQGIPNKARVQEALDAAKA
- a CDS encoding DUF58 domain-containing protein, with translation MESSPTSFDPRQLAKLRGLRLRARHVVEGYIAGQHRSPLHGYSIEFAEHREYSPGDDLRHLDWKVFGRTDKFYLKQYEDETNLLCHLIVDVSESMTYQSTNAAMSKAEYAQLLAASIAWLVLQQQDSVGLATFDSQVRALIRPSGAAPQLQQILQVLEQAKPGAKTSAGQILHELAERLNKRGVVIVISDLLDDPANVLAGLRHCRHRRHDVVVFHVLDPAELDFPFRGPTKFNGLEAMPEVFAEPEMLRQAYLREFNAYREQLEEGCQNQQIDYVLASTETPFDQLLARFLVARRTKVH
- a CDS encoding AAA family ATPase, with the translated sequence MTTADLQAVHQLHEAYGQITRELSKVVVGQQSVIEQLLVAMFSRGHCLLVGVPGLAKTLMIRSVADALALQFSRVQFTPDLMPSDITGTEVIQEDKSTGQRVFRFLPGPIFANIVLADEINRTPPKTQAALLEAMQENQVTVGGQRHLLPEPFFVLATQNPIEQEGTYPLPEAQLDRFMFHVWVDYPSMEEELEIVKRTTAEQDFKIVPTLSAEHIQQLVRIVRKVPVADHVARYALQLVRMTRRNEPDAPAFVKDYVLWGAGPRASQYLVLGAKARAVLKGRLFVTHEDIQAIAPPVLRHRLKTNFNADAEGITPDEIVRRLIAHVTPPADEDPAGGKLADIVRSQAAG
- a CDS encoding BatA domain-containing protein, with product MFSPHLLAIWQLGSGVMLWWAAAAALPLLIHLWTRRQFRETKWAAMTFLLAAMQKHSRRIRLEQWLLLALRVAIPLVFALALANPQQVGSAIWNTLTGQGRTDRGHCLLVIDGSFSMDFRAAGVSRFDEARRLASEMIDQNPQGTGYSLLLMGQPTQTIIGDPAFEDNDVKQELAGLSLTHGGASLLSTLTAIEQALAEAEKKYGVLPQRRVVFFTDLGKTTWGEVSSPECLQRFAALQQKGISCSLVDVGQAGADNSAITELVSESPWITIQDPTTFRVDLSNERAAGASSSAPQRMIVALYVDGQRVAEQRVDLPAGGRASVPFVQRVETAGEHVIEAVLLDDQLPVDNHRWRWINVRRALSVLCIEGRHGEADHLLLALRPQQNEAARIEVRRATESELIEGDLSKYDIVALCNVGRFSQNEGQALRQYVERGGNLLVLLGDQVQPASYNEILAAAKPLLPAKIGELQRGNDLRIDPLQYRHPLVAAFRGHQRSGLLTTPVWTFHQLQPLPGANAALALSTGDPVLLERSFGRGRCLLLGIASSPLSLDRTVDPPRPWSTLSTWPSFPPLIQEAAAFVAASKDRDRTAEVGQPIEGEFAGTLPRPIVILRKPNYGATAGSEDRLAVTDEQGRTRWVVPGQTRSGKYEIHSPAEGEPLLASFVVNPDTRESNLERVALEQLPETLRATAATESTATAGQFGPPKTWFRELLLGVFGLLLTESIVAWHLGRGVR
- a CDS encoding LysM peptidoglycan-binding domain-containing protein; the protein is MSTKRFLLACLVISGGAAAAWPFRHAPSPPAQTLALEHEGGDSTWSLPQDLTLQVNPNSGSSPAPDLQPVISSSAPPGTLTRPASYNAIPANEPPLESLPAPPFLPMAYESLLVPVRPTNHAPAASDLPVHEPLLPSADELTAIEREKPSPLWRRHRIVEGDTLTGLAERYLGDASRAGEIHVANIDRLASPQILPLGVTLLIPPRIPAGTAQAP